TCATGAATGCAGCTtggagaaaaagaacaaaagttgCAGGAAGTTGTTCACTGCCAACCATAATCACCGACTTGAAGTTCAACTTTATGGGGAGAAAACCAAATCCCATGTCAGGCACGAGGAGCCCAGATTTGGTGGTTTCCACATTCGAATAGGGTACGTACGTATGCATGGAAACACAAGGCAGGCACATTAACTGTCTGCCCTccttatttaaaacataaatcacTCAGAACATAAGAACAACTTCTTAGCAGGAAAGGGCACATGCCTCTGCATGTTGTTCTTTCTTCTACTAAAGACCAAACGTCTTCATCAGCATCAGAACGAAATCATAGACCTTTTGTGGATCTTCAAGGGCCTTGGATACAGTCTCTTTCTGCAAGCACCTCTTACAGTAAGCAATCAGCTTCGGACACTCGGCCTCTATATATGTTGAAGTTTCCGATGGTCTCATAGGCATAAAACcaggaataattttttaaataatttttttaaaattttttaatgaaacaaccGTGTTCTAAAGATATCATAATCATCTACGAGTAAAATAATCTCaacacattattttaataaatagtgaAAACAGTACGACAAGACAGGGCAAAGAGCCGAAGACAACACAAACTCTGCCAGGCCGAGTCACAACGATGTGCTCCTATGCTCCAGCATCATAATAGAACAACAGAAGAGAAGGCACAGCCACGAAGAGCTCGCTTTAttcgaaagaaaaaacaactccACCATGAGGAAATCATACTGATCGTCTGCTCACGGATGCATTTGTGTTTCCTCTTAATCCACCCGAAGCGTCTTCCTGCGCTCCAAGACGTACTCGTACACCTTTTTGGGGTCTTCAAGAGACTTGGATACACTCTCCTTTTGCATGCATCTCTTAGCCCATGCAATGATCTTGGGGCACTCTTTCTCTATGTTGAAGTTTCCACATTTCTCATAGGCATAAAACCAGCAGTAGAAAGGAACGAACGCCACATCCACATACCCAAGCTTCTCTCCGCCGTAATAACGCTTGTCTCCGAGCTCTCCTTCCAGCAGCTTGAGGCACTCGATAAAATCCTTTTTTGCTCCCTCCAGTTCTTCTCCTTTCGTTGTCCATATCTTCCTAGTAATCTCATACACCTGAAATTAAGATTCATAGCACAGTATATTGTAAAGCGGACTAAACAGCACCTAGAACAAAAGACCTTGCAAAGTCCAGTTCCCATGCATACGTACGTACCTTCTTGTCAATAAAATCTGCCCAGAATCTGGACTGGGCTCTCTGGTAAGGATCAGAAGGCAGAAGAGGGGCATTTCCCATCCATGCTTCGTCAACGTACTGAACAATAATCAGGGAATCACAGACTGCTTTTCCATTGTGGAAGAGAATTGGGCGCTTCTTGCAGACTGGGTTCATCTCAAGAAGCAATGCACTATAGTCCCTCGAGTTCTCATCACAGTACTCATAATTGACTCGCTTCTCTGCCAATGCTATTCTCACTCTTACACCAAAAGGGGAGCCTGCAAAATGTTCCGGCGCTAGTGCCACCTCATCAGCCATTGTTGTTGTGAAAAGGAGTAAAACTGAATCACAGATAGTTTTTTCTCGCCTTTCAGAATGGCTGTGCTCTTGATAGTGGAGAGTAGAAATCTTTATAGCATATCTATCTTTGCAGAAAGATGTGGTAGAAATAAAGAAGTGGAAAATGTGCTGTGCTCGTACTGCCCAGGGGGCAATTAGATACCATATCACAGTTTCATGTTTGTTCCTTTCTATGTCTTCAACTAAATCACGCCATCCAGTCAATGATTCCTGAAAAATAGACAAGGAAATCTCAGAGTTAATTGCCCCTGACAAAATGagataattattcataaatttgagaaattatCACCGGAATTCATATTATGTACGATCAATTTTATTAAGGGGATTGTGttgggaaaataaaatatatatgataacgagagtatttcttatgtgatttttattattatttaaagcaATAATCTTGCCAACAAACTATCTTTTATTATGATTgtctttgatcttttcttttttaataattaagccCTCGTATatggatttatattattaatgtggTTACCAGTTGGTACATAAATGTAGTTGATGATTTGATATCGAATATGCATGCAagaattatatttatacttttagttcaaaaatatatataaaaagaaattaaaaattattatgttggtAAATTGGTTAAGAGCATAAATAAAGGAAATTGCAAACCTTGTAAAATTAAATCCCTAACTTATATGAAAAATCTTAATTAGATATCCAATCTATTTCTCAtctaaattagtttttcaaacatatatatatatatatatatatatatatcaatggaTTCTAAATTATACCCTTTCATCATTTTCTAGttaataaaactatttaatattcatttcatGAAACTGGTGATTTCTCTTTCCTATAAAAACCATCTAGtttcttaatttcctttcctttatatTTAGGGTTCACAAtttaagagaatgaaaaaagtATAACAATTTATCATACCAGTTCTTCCAAGCTTAGTTAAGCGTTGAACCCAATTATATATTGGTTTGATGATTTGTTAAACTCAACTATTCTAGGGCTAAATCAAACACAAAGTTGAtgtgtataaatattttttttctctgatcaaatcaaggatatttttctttgatcaagtcaaatattttttctctttaacaaAGAAGATGATGAGTTATAAAGACcacttaaaattcttaaaaaaggaGGTTTTGAGTCTTTGTTTCTCCactggatatttattttttgaggttttctttaaaatttcactgtaattttttttaatttaaatataaaaaaattcattaattcactaaaaaaactttttgcagATACTAGATCTTAACTACCAACTATCTTAGTTAGagagaataaattaaattttctaaataataaaattaataaattatttaatatataaattttgttttcaagctacttgaatttattcaaattaaaaatttattgatatattgaaaactaaattgagaaaaatgaaaatattggaAACCTAATCGAGGTTGTGTCCTTAGATTTGAAACTTTATCAGGTTTTGCCTAAAGAAAACTAAGGATAGCTTTGGTAATTTCAAGACAATTTATACACGATTTGTTTTTGCCATGGGTCCATGTGTCAGAGTCACGGGAAGCTCGAATGTGGAAACAACCAAAGCTGGGCTCGAAacgttttttcaaaaaaaacttgcaatcatttttgaacatcaaattattgTTCTTGAGAACTGACTATTCACGTGTCAACAACATATTTCTGAACATCAAATTATTGTTCTTGATGAAGCCAAAGAAGAGCTTGCAGAGTTTATGGCTGCGGTTTCTTTGGGTGGGGTATGCCTAGGAAGGTGGAGACTCCTTCCATTGATAAGACAGGAGAATGCAGATGGAAGGGTTGGAATTGAGAGTGGCTTAGTTTTATTAAAGCATAAATAAAATGCAGATTTTCAATTCTCTATTTGTTGATGGTCTTTTCTTAAACCAAGACCAGATTGCTAGTGGAGAACAGTACTACGCAGTGCTTCTGTGATGCAAATGGTTCTTCGCATGAAAAAGCTTTagaactaatatattttttaattcacacGAAGCACAGTTTACAGTTTACACTGTGTAGCATAACGAAGCCTATGATAATTAATGTGCTTCCCATGAAATTAAAGCTTTGAAACTAATATCTTGTGTTCCTTTTACTctgacaaaaaaactaaaagttctTAGACTTTACAGCTGCTTCTGCCCAGAAAGCTTGGCATTGTCGGGCGGTACAGAGGAGACTCCAGTTGCAATTTTCATTTGTGTGGCCATTGTTTAATTCCTTTTACATGGGATGcaaaaacaagaaggaaaataaCAAGAAGTGCTgtgaatatataataaaaatatcttgaaataaTATCTGGGAATTCATTTTTACAGCACATGATATTACTGTAACATAGCAGTAGCAAAGGAAAATATATTTGTCCTCACGCAAGCATGGATGCATGTATCGAAGGGGGACCAAAGATTTAGCAAGATTAAAGGTATATATCCGTacctttttatcaataaaatcagCCCAGAACATGGACCGAGCTCTTTCATGAGGATCAGAAGGTAGCAAATTAAGGAGCCTTGTCCCTCCACACATCATCAATGTACTGAAGAATAATAATGGATTCACAAACTGGTTAATTTTTCTCTGTGGACGAGAACTGGAATCTTCTTGTAGACTGGGTTCATCTGCAGAAGCAATGCACTCTTGTCCCTCGAGTCCTGTTCACTGTACTCATACTTGACTCCCTTCTCTGCCAGTGCTATTCTGACTCTCATGCCAAAAGGGCTTGCCCAGAAATCCAGCAGTGTCACCTCATCAGCCATTGTTGTTGTGAAAAAGAGTAAAACTGAATCGCAGATAGTTTTTTCTCGCGTTTCAGAATGGCTGTGCTCTTGACAGTGGAGAGTAGAAATCTTTATAGCAAATCTATCCTTGCAGAAAGATGTTGCGGAAATAAATAAGTGGAAAATGTGCTGTGCTAGTGCCCAGTGGGCAATTGGATACCATAACGCATTTTCATGTTTGTTCCTTTCTATGTCTTCAACTGCATCACACCAACCGGTCAATGATTCCTGAAATCTCAGAGTTAATTACCATGGCAAAATGagataattattcataaatttgagaaattatCACCGGAATTCATATTATGTAcgatcaatatatattttattacgGGGATTGTGTAGGGAAAGTAAAATATATGATAACGAgagtatgttttttattattattcaaattaaGCAATAATCTTGCCAACAAACTTTTTCAGTTTTTGCCTGAAGAAAACTAACGATAGCTTTGGTaatttcaagtcaatttatATACGATTTGTTTTTGCCATGGTTCCATATGTCAGTGTCATGGGAAGCTCGAATGTGGAAACACTAAATCTGGGCtcgaaacttcaaaaaaaaaaaaaaaaaacttgcaatcaTTTTCTTATGAACATCAAATTATTGTCATTTTCCTGAGAATTTACAATTCACAGTTTTGTCTTCGAATCTCAAGTCAAATCcgtttaattaatcaaagtttataaaacaatatcaaatcCATTCTATTTGAATTAGCTAAGTAGCCAAGTTGATCCAGAGAAgtaccaaaaaagaaagaaaaaagaaagagaggaataaaattttttagtaGGCTTTTGAGGGCTGGTTATTTCTTCTTCGGCCTTTTGAAAGTGTGTGCTTTTTATTGAGTATACTATTAACATTTACTCAATCTTTGGGagtttagttattattattttttaaaaatatttttttatgttaaaatatattaaaaatattttttttattttttaaaaattatttttaaaattagtttatcaaaacaatctaaaacatataaaaaaatttaatttgtttttataaaaagttaaattgttaTGAAACGCAATTTTCCAAACGGTGCTTAAAACATTGTTTCGGACTGTGTTTATActagaattttaataaaatttaaatttattattttaaaaaattattgtggcgaattaattaaataagtgGAAAATGTACTGTGCTAGTGCCCAGTGGGCAATTGAATACCATATCGCATTTTCATGTTTGTGCCTTTCTATGTCTTCAACTCATCACACCAACCAGTCAATGACTCCTGAAAAATAGACAAGGAAATCTCAGAGTTAATTACCAGTTGCAAGTTTTAACGTGCTAAATCGGACTTAACTCGtgtaaaaataaggaaaattaataaacttgatttgattttatgagtttattaaatttatgatatgatTCAAATCACGttcaaatttgatcttaaaATGTCTGCTAATTAGTTTTGCGAgattaaacatatttttgaaatcGTATATtagataaaactaaaattttacaaggaaatattagatatataaaaatatattgtagtAAATTTTCAGGTCAAATAGAGTTAGGAAACATAATATTTCAGAAGGTTAAATTTAGTAGACTAATATTGTTAAATATGTCAAAACAATACACTAAAGAGTATGATAATTTGGTGATCTGTTAAACCCATCTTTTAATAAGTCTGATGAGTCTAGATATTGGGAATGACAATCTCTTAGGCCCAATTCTTTTAGGTTTAGCCAAACATTGTTTTCAATCATGTATCAGTCTAATGATATGTTAGACTCAGCTTGTCTGGCTCAACCAATCACATAATTCAAgtgtataaaattttattttctcccatGATCAagtaaatgatatttttctttgatcttttctcTTTGACAAAGAAGATGATGAGTTATAAAGAccaattgaaatttttagaaTGGGAGGTtcttcataatatatttattttcaaagtttatttttaaaatattattgtatttttttaaaaaatatttatttaaacattataaaatccTTAAAttcattagaaatttttttggtaGATACTAGATTCTAGTTACCAACCATCTTAGTTAAAGAGATTGAATTAAATTGtctaaatcatgaaattaatcaattattctatatataaaatttgttttcaagCTATTTGAATTTGCAGAGATATCATCAAATTGGAAATCAAATCGAGGTTGTGTCCTtggatttgaaactttttcagGTTTTGCATGAAGAAAACTAAGAATAGCTTTGGTAATTTCAAGTCAGTTTAAATACGATTTGTTTTTGCCATGGTTCCATATGTCGGTGTCGCGGGAAGCTCGAATGTGGAAACCACCACATACGGGCTTGAAActtttttgaaataaacttgcaatcattttcttgaaaacatcaaattattgtcATTTTCTTGAGAAATGACTATTCAATGTCAACGACCGTATTCTTGTTTACCTTGGAAATATGTCTAGTTCTTTAGAGCAACTATCGACTCTagcacaataaaaattaaaatttagtaaaataatacatcaatgaaaatatttttaaaaataacatggaaAGTTGTAGATGGTAATGTATTCATATTAGGGTTGTTAATATCGTTCCGTTTCGACCGAAATGCCAGGAATGTCTCATACCAGTTAAAAAAACGAAATAAAATGGAATAAGTTTCACCCCGCTTAAAATCTCGGGTTGATCCGGAAATTCCGGTCAAATTTCGGCCGGAACGTTCCAGCCGAAATACAGGTGTTCCGTTTCGGGTTAAAGCCATCGAGTCAAAGACTCGAAATTAAACCCGGTTCCTTTTCATTAACTGCACAGTACACCCAGAGCTAAGGTGcgatctcttttctcttttctcttttctctgttcaagttcaaatcaataaactataaaaatgtCCTTCCAGCACTAACCCTTTGTGCagataaattattgtttatcaTCGGTCAACAAATAATACTCTAGTGCTTGTCGTTTCTTGGACAATTagcaatattaaattattaatctccAAATGGGAGGATGATGACACACTAATTTTAAATTGCAAAGCCTCTGATCCTTGtcgttttaatttgaaactttgaaaataaataaataaagttcttGATTGTTAACCACGCCAAAGCTTTGAATTCTACACATAGCAGGCAgaattatattctttaattacACACAAGAAAGTTCCTAATTATTGTCATCTCATTGTCAGTGgtagtgattaattaatttgttgtggtATCGaacaacttcaaaattaatGTCATTAATTATCACTTAATTATAAGCCGAAAGGATGaagccatgaaaaatataatttaattagtttattttaaatttatttttttaaaaattattagtttgagttttatatatatatatatatatgaacaataTAACTCTGAAACTACACGCCAAAACGTTTTGAAATCGAAACATTCCATTctaattgaaagaataaaatacCTGTCGAAACGGTATTGACAACCTTGATTCATATGACTTGTGAGctgtaaatataatttttcacttttttagaCGGTAAACAAACACTAACATTGAGGTGACCGTGCATCAGACTCTGACACTTAAAAAGGAGTTCTTGATGTAGCCAAAGAAGAGTTTACAGACTTTATGGCACCTAATGGCTACGGTATGACGAGGAAGGTGGGGGCTCCTTCCACTGACAAGACAGGATCAATATCCATGCAGGAGAATGCAGATGGAAGGATTGTTGGAATTGAGAGTGGCTTAGTTTTATTAAAGCATAAATAAACTGGAGATTTTCAATTCTCTATTTGTCGGTGGAAAACAGTACTAGAACACTGTGTAGCATAACGAAGTCTATGATAATTAATGTGCTTCCCATGAAATTAAAGCTTTGAAACTAATATCTTGTGTTCTTTTTACTctgacaaaaaaaactaaaagttctTAGACTTTACAGCTGCTTCTGCCCAGAAAGCTTGGCATTGTCGGGGGGTACAGAGGAGACTCTAGTTgcaattttcatttgtttggCCATTGTTTAATTCCTTTTACATGGGATAAATAAACCCTCCAATATATCACTCAAGGCATTCAAAGAAACCCTTCTTTGCCGCCTCCAGTACTTCTTCTCCTTTTGTTGTCCATATCTTCCTAGGAAGATCATTTACCTGAAGATTCACAGCACTTCATAACAAAATTGTAGTCCTAATTATGTAAAAGTAAGTAAAATGCCAAAAATATCACAGAATAATATTGGAAATATAATAAACAGAATATAGTAGAACACAAAACTTAAGGGTGTGCACTGTTAaataaccatctcaacccaatagcttaaattattaggtgaagttccaggatatgatttatattaattatctaacacaccccttcaagtgaaagcttttagggcttgaaacttgcatagactcatattatcttgtgcttaatttttatcaaaaaaataaagatggtgagatttaaactcatgaccgcttggtcatcaagattctaatatcatatcaaaaaaccatctcaacttaataacttaaactattaaataaaatctcaaaatataatttatattatttctctaGCATACACAAACAATATATTTACCcacataaaattattatccaCCAGGATTCAATAGCTAGGTTCTTCCTCGAAAGGAGGGATGCAGaaacaagaaggaaaataaCAAGAAGTGCTCACGCAAGCATAGATGCATGTATCGAAGGGGGGTCCGAGATTTAGCAAGATTAAAGGCATATGTCCATacctttttatcaataaaatcagCCAAGAACATGGACCGAGCTCTTTCATGAGGATCAGAAGGTAGCAAATTAAGGAGCCTTGTCCCTCCACACATCATCAATGTACTGAAGAATAACAAGGGATTCACAAACTGGTTAGTTTTCCTCTGTGGACGAGAACTGGAATCTTCTTGTAGACTGGGTTCATCTGCAGAAGCAAGACTTTATATCAGACTTGCTATCTTCATCTGCAGAGTGTATGTGGTTGTGATAAATCGTGGAAAAAGTTACTAAGCTATAGGCTaatcaatgatattaataaaaaagtaagcAAACATTATATTTGGAATAATGTTTCAGAGCATGAAAAGATATTCACGACCAAAAGCATTCAACCATAGTTATttttgtcggtttttttttaatattaaactagttaaaaatttaattttatagttttttttatttaaaatattataaattgcaATAATGGTTATCtacatgacttttttttttcaaaataatttttattgattttgtattgtagtttttttttttaaaaacattggattgttataatatttcttcaaaatagtttttgtttttctacagTGTttcccatatgttttttttttcaaaattatttttgtcgatttatttttaatattgagttggttgataattacaactgtagatttccccacatgttttttttcttcattttttttcccaaaatttttttcttttttcttttccatttttttaatgttttcttttcagaattgtttttattgattttattttttttaatatgaaactggttgaaattttagttttgtagtttttctttcttttccaacactgtggattgctatagtgttcctatacatgattttttttctcttttttttatgattttttttccagaattgtctttgtcaattatttttttcacattgagctagttaagaatttagctttatagtttttttttctttaaaccaCTGTGAATTGCGACAATGTTTctccacataattttttttattatgatttttttaaaaattatctttatcaattttattatttttaatattgagctggttgagaattacaactgtagattttctcatgaaacactataaattgctataatgttttcctgcatgattttttttttcctttaggttttttttgttataattttttttaaaaaatttcttttgttcattttaatttttaaatattaatataattaagaatttagctttgtaattttttctttaaaaatattatggattgtaatagtttttctccatataatattttttttattttttcaacaaacCCATAACAACGCACAAACATATCACAAATCCGTAACATCACACCATCTAGTTTATCTCTAATTATCCTCCAATCCTTAATGGGCtctaggaaaaaataaaaataaaaatctctaaCTCCCACCTTAAAACTTATCTTAAATTAAGCTAAGTTTAGTTGATTTGATAATGATTGTTATCCAGTGTAcaaagatgataaaaataaggttttattttgtgtttgtctaATTTATAAGAGGATtttataacatacataaaaaaattaaaattttagattttcacCACGAATCTAGATTTATAATAATGTTT
This is a stretch of genomic DNA from Populus alba chromosome 11, ASM523922v2, whole genome shotgun sequence. It encodes these proteins:
- the LOC118035709 gene encoding probable glutathione S-transferase isoform X2, which produces MADEVTLLDFWASPFGMRVRIALAEKGVKYEYSEQDSRDKSALLLQMNPVYKKIPRPILFHNGKAVCDSLIIVQYVDEAWMGNAPLLPSDPYQRAQSRFWADFIDKKVYEITRKIWTTKGEELEGAKKDFIECLKLLEGELGDKRYYGGEKLGYVDVAFVPFYCWFYAYEKCGNFNIEKECPKIIAWAKRCMQKESVSKSLEDPKKVYEYVLERRKTLRVD
- the LOC118035709 gene encoding probable glutathione S-transferase isoform X1; the encoded protein is MMCGGTRLLNLLPSDPHERARSMFWADFIDKKESLTGWRDLVEDIERNKHETVIWYLIAPWAVRAQHIFHFFISTTSFCKDRYAIKISTLHYQEHSHSERREKTICDSVLLLFTTTMADEVALAPEHFAGSPFGVRVRIALAEKRVNYEYCDENSRDYSALLLEMNPVCKKRPILFHNGKAVCDSLIIVQYVDEAWMGNAPLLPSDPYQRAQSRFWADFIDKKVYEITRKIWTTKGEELEGAKKDFIECLKLLEGELGDKRYYGGEKLGYVDVAFVPFYCWFYAYEKCGNFNIEKECPKIIAWAKRCMQKESVSKSLEDPKKVYEYVLERRKTLRVD